A genomic segment from Rubrobacter tropicus encodes:
- a CDS encoding chitobiase/beta-hexosaminidase C-terminal domain-containing protein, translating into MTARPTNILESGSKLKKLLALSATALVMGAAAASPSWAAVNNPHALTVFPDRDMVVAENYQNGIDMRIEVLRNGVVIGDTGAARTVAGAAGSGLEVNHGAEGNPGPGDCWVGATPDIQGGDVVRVTTPAGVETTTVADIAITSGPTEDANGNVVVGGRAIAPGGGQFAAGELAEEVRDLTPRWRGEPDSIDYVGATTDWQAIYEAPFSDNAVQEDGGMTEAGRKDSILTGGHSIIWANGAGNETTISELGEPGGPAAGCEETAPAAKTAMSSVSRDLINTANANENLVVSGVATADITNVNIALGGQNFAAAPANGTWEITVPASALANLPQGPSNLVASFTSNTNTAPANQSRTINKDTVAPNAATASPGGGIYNTDQSVSLGSPEGNAQIYYTTDGSEPTAATGTPYTGQQIVVTGSQTIKAIVVDAAGNSSSVASFGYTIDRVAPGLSMTPATGSYDAAQTVTLASDDPDAEIRYTTDGTTPNRGSDPYSGPIQVSRTQTVKAIAYDAAGNASQVQSRTITIRTQSTTTLNVATADMKLGNTRAIGGGVSPNNSGGTVRLTIDRPGTLTTITRNLTLNEFSRYSTSYRPTAVGTYRIKAAFAKDADNLASTSETKSFRVVR; encoded by the coding sequence ATGACTGCCAGGCCCACAAACATATTAGAGAGCGGAAGCAAGCTCAAGAAGCTGCTCGCCCTCTCGGCCACCGCCCTCGTGATGGGCGCGGCCGCCGCGAGCCCTTCCTGGGCCGCCGTGAACAACCCGCACGCCTTGACCGTGTTCCCCGACCGCGACATGGTGGTCGCCGAGAACTATCAAAACGGCATAGACATGCGGATCGAGGTGCTCAGGAACGGCGTCGTCATAGGCGATACCGGGGCGGCCAGGACCGTCGCGGGGGCCGCGGGGTCCGGCCTCGAGGTCAACCACGGGGCCGAAGGAAATCCGGGACCGGGCGACTGCTGGGTCGGCGCCACCCCGGACATCCAGGGCGGCGACGTGGTGCGGGTTACAACCCCCGCCGGCGTCGAGACCACCACCGTCGCGGACATCGCCATCACCTCCGGGCCCACCGAAGACGCCAACGGCAACGTGGTCGTCGGGGGACGCGCGATCGCCCCGGGCGGCGGACAGTTCGCCGCGGGCGAGCTCGCCGAGGAGGTAAGGGACCTGACCCCGCGCTGGCGCGGCGAACCCGACAGCATCGACTACGTGGGCGCCACCACCGACTGGCAGGCCATCTACGAGGCCCCGTTCTCGGACAACGCGGTCCAGGAGGACGGCGGCATGACCGAGGCCGGGCGCAAGGATTCCATCCTCACCGGCGGGCACTCCATCATCTGGGCCAACGGCGCCGGCAACGAGACCACCATCTCCGAGCTCGGCGAGCCCGGCGGGCCCGCCGCCGGCTGCGAGGAAACTGCTCCGGCCGCGAAGACCGCGATGTCGAGCGTCTCGCGCGACCTGATCAACACGGCCAACGCCAACGAGAACCTGGTGGTCAGCGGCGTCGCCACGGCCGACATCACCAACGTCAACATAGCGCTCGGCGGCCAGAACTTCGCGGCGGCCCCGGCCAACGGGACGTGGGAGATCACCGTCCCCGCCTCCGCGCTGGCGAACCTGCCCCAGGGACCCTCCAACCTCGTCGCCAGCTTCACCAGCAACACCAACACGGCCCCGGCGAACCAGTCGCGGACCATCAACAAGGACACGGTGGCGCCGAACGCCGCGACGGCAAGCCCGGGCGGCGGCATCTACAACACCGACCAGTCCGTCTCCCTGGGCTCGCCCGAGGGTAATGCCCAGATCTACTACACTACGGACGGCTCCGAGCCGACGGCCGCCACCGGCACCCCCTACACGGGCCAGCAGATCGTCGTGACCGGCAGCCAGACCATAAAGGCGATAGTCGTGGACGCCGCGGGCAATTCCTCCAGCGTCGCCTCCTTCGGCTACACCATAGACCGCGTCGCCCCGGGCCTCAGCATGACCCCGGCCACGGGCTCCTACGACGCGGCCCAGACGGTGACCCTCGCCTCCGACGACCCTGACGCGGAGATCCGCTACACCACCGACGGCACCACCCCAAACAGGGGCAGCGACCCCTACTCAGGCCCGATCCAGGTGTCGAGGACCCAGACGGTCAAGGCGATAGCCTACGACGCGGCCGGCAACGCCTCCCAGGTGCAGTCGAGGACTATCACGATCCGCACCCAGAGCACGACCACGCTCAACGTCGCCACCGCCGATATGAAGCTCGGCAACACGCGGGCCATAGGCGGGGGGGTGAGCCCGAACAACTCCGGCGGGACGGTCAGGTTGACGATAGACCGGCCCGGGACCCTCACGACGATAACGAGGAACCTCACGCTCAACGAGTTCTCGCGGTACTCCACGAGCTACAGGCCGACCGCGGTTGGCACCTACAGGATAAAGGCTGCGTTCGCCAAGGACGCCGACAACCTGGCCTCCACGAGCGAGACGAAGAGCTTCAGGGTGGTGCGCTAG
- a CDS encoding DUF4352 domain-containing protein, producing MTSQTAIRETEDLSGAVSPTVPRYRAVAGALILAFAVAAALVAGGWGLVSSLTGEEPPARVGEDVKVPGGLLRVEKVTPEHMAPMQTSKFSAGGMNMSSTGMDMAPEGYERFAVEVTLVSRGGLEYAPEDFRLSGKGVKDHQPIRSQLGEDNLAGGNAVAGNLVFQAPEKAENLMLRFDGGRAVALDLPAGEGGGHGH from the coding sequence ATGACCTCGCAGACCGCGATCAGAGAGACCGAAGACCTTTCCGGGGCCGTCTCCCCGACGGTACCCAGGTATCGGGCGGTGGCGGGGGCTTTGATCCTGGCTTTTGCCGTCGCCGCGGCGCTGGTCGCGGGCGGGTGGGGCCTGGTCTCTTCCCTGACGGGCGAGGAGCCCCCTGCTCGTGTCGGGGAAGACGTAAAGGTGCCCGGTGGGCTGCTTCGGGTCGAGAAGGTGACGCCGGAGCACATGGCGCCCATGCAGACCTCCAAGTTCTCCGCCGGTGGCATGAACATGTCCTCCACGGGCATGGACATGGCCCCGGAGGGATACGAGCGCTTCGCCGTCGAGGTGACGCTGGTCTCGCGCGGCGGCCTCGAGTACGCGCCCGAAGACTTCCGCCTCTCCGGCAAAGGGGTCAAGGACCACCAGCCGATCCGGTCGCAACTCGGCGAGGACAACCTCGCGGGCGGCAACGCCGTCGCGGGCAACCTGGTCTTCCAGGCCCCCGAGAAGGCCGAAAACCTGATGCTCCGGTTCGACGGCGGCCGTGCCGTCGCCCTGGATCTCCCGGCCGGCGAGGGCGGGGGCCACGGCCACTAG
- a CDS encoding chitobiase/beta-hexosaminidase C-terminal domain-containing protein: MTIGRSTRQEKGGGAVKKALAASLLAAALAAGALAGVASAADQVRAGRTIEAFIGTNLVNVQGYPANKAITIDVLRNGVLVGSVGGRTDATGFAEFNHTGGGQVPAGDCFKPPVSPDVMPGDTVRTRVAGETAFDSAVVRDIALDFPVESETVTDPTTGQVSYTGRIIATGNVNSFAEGVVVPGTDVLELRLNKGNRDDPWDSNGRRDLREDVGADVRSDGSFTHVFDVGVADARDWDLNPGEAALEWSAAPGADEAAGPPAIFVADEGGGEAIVGCPPEAEYAITNGSPRVLNKTTVGGGIRLSGIARNATAVSVTVDDADAATDPVVLDATLQDARVATFQTWRTDAMTAGQISLLRGLDDGTLTAAASYTVGGADRAGVNLRMLKDTVAPASAPRATPRPGVYPRKQLVTLSSPSGTTIHYRVGGTAPVTADAPTFVRPIGVGTTRTIRAAAFDPAGNRGPVGFFRYVIRR; this comes from the coding sequence ATGACGATAGGGAGAAGCACCCGGCAGGAGAAGGGGGGTGGCGCGGTGAAGAAGGCGCTCGCGGCTTCGTTGCTCGCCGCCGCCCTCGCCGCCGGAGCGCTTGCCGGGGTGGCCTCAGCGGCCGACCAGGTGAGGGCGGGGAGGACCATCGAGGCCTTTATCGGGACGAACCTCGTCAACGTGCAGGGCTATCCGGCCAACAAGGCGATCACCATAGACGTGCTCAGGAACGGGGTTCTAGTAGGCTCCGTGGGCGGGAGGACAGACGCCACAGGGTTCGCGGAGTTCAACCACACCGGCGGCGGGCAGGTCCCCGCCGGCGATTGCTTCAAGCCGCCTGTCTCGCCCGACGTCATGCCGGGTGACACCGTCCGTACCAGGGTAGCCGGTGAGACGGCCTTCGACTCGGCCGTCGTGCGCGACATCGCCCTCGATTTCCCGGTCGAGTCCGAGACGGTCACCGACCCCACGACCGGTCAGGTCTCCTACACGGGCAGGATCATCGCGACCGGCAACGTCAACAGCTTCGCTGAAGGGGTCGTGGTCCCCGGCACGGACGTCCTGGAGTTGCGCCTGAACAAGGGCAACAGGGATGATCCTTGGGACTCCAACGGCAGGCGCGACCTGCGCGAGGATGTGGGCGCGGACGTGAGGTCCGATGGCAGCTTCACGCACGTATTCGATGTCGGTGTGGCCGACGCAAGAGATTGGGACCTCAACCCCGGCGAGGCGGCGCTGGAGTGGTCTGCGGCGCCCGGCGCCGACGAGGCGGCTGGCCCGCCGGCGATCTTCGTCGCCGACGAGGGGGGCGGGGAGGCCATCGTCGGCTGTCCGCCTGAGGCCGAGTACGCCATCACGAACGGTTCCCCCAGGGTGCTCAACAAGACAACCGTGGGCGGCGGCATCCGTCTCTCCGGTATCGCCAGGAACGCCACCGCGGTTTCGGTAACCGTTGACGACGCCGACGCCGCGACGGACCCCGTCGTGCTCGACGCTACGCTTCAGGACGCGCGTGTGGCCACCTTCCAGACCTGGAGAACAGACGCGATGACCGCGGGCCAGATCTCCCTCCTCAGGGGCCTGGACGACGGGACGCTCACGGCCGCGGCCTCCTACACGGTCGGCGGCGCGGACCGCGCCGGCGTGAACCTGAGGATGCTCAAGGACACCGTGGCGCCCGCGAGCGCCCCCCGGGCCACGCCCAGACCGGGCGTATACCCGAGAAAGCAACTCGTGACGCTGAGTTCGCCGTCCGGGACGACCATCCACTACCGGGTGGGCGGCACGGCCCCCGTGACCGCCGATGCCCCGACGTTCGTGAGGCCGATCGGGGTCGGCACCACCAGGACGATCCGGGCCGCCGCCTTCGACCCGGCGGGCAACAGGGGGCCCGTCGGCTTCTTCCGGTATGTGATCCGCCGCTAG
- a CDS encoding chitobiase/beta-hexosaminidase C-terminal domain-containing protein, with protein MTIEGKGGRGGMLKGVIVAALLAAVLAAGVLAGSASAADQVQAGRTIEAFTGTDLVDLQGYPANADVTVEVIRSGVLVGRVGGTTDDTGFVEFNHAGGGQVPAGDCFQPNATPDIRAGDVIRTRTAGDPAGVFDSAVARDIGVNFATITTNTTNNTITISGHVRSRPDAVVVPGTDVLELRLNKANRNNNWDSNGRRDLRVDIGANVGANGLWTRVLRVSHDDALDWRANPGEVSLEWSTAAAGEEEAAPPAIFVADEGGGEAIVGCPPVAEYAVKGASHRVINKSFVDGTSDLVLTGTSFNAQAVTVRLNNRISADAVISTQPSGHQTWRAVFTNAQVSGLADGAITAGATYTVDRDVTGANVTPTNFAGTLLTLRKDTVAPAAKPVARPEPGVYNRPVSVFLKAPAGTKVRYTVGGGAPTINSQLYTGPIRVTGTQTIRAAAFDPAGNRGPVGFFRYRIR; from the coding sequence ATGACCATAGAGGGAAAAGGCGGGAGAGGCGGCATGTTGAAGGGTGTCATCGTGGCGGCGCTACTCGCGGCCGTCCTCGCCGCCGGGGTTCTGGCGGGGTCCGCCTCGGCCGCCGATCAGGTCCAGGCGGGCCGCACTATCGAGGCCTTCACGGGGACCGACCTAGTGGACTTACAGGGCTACCCGGCCAACGCGGACGTCACCGTGGAGGTGATCCGCAGCGGCGTGCTCGTCGGGAGGGTGGGCGGTACGACCGACGATACGGGGTTCGTGGAGTTCAACCACGCCGGCGGCGGCCAGGTCCCCGCGGGCGACTGCTTCCAGCCGAACGCCACGCCTGACATCCGGGCGGGGGACGTGATCCGCACGAGGACAGCGGGAGATCCCGCGGGCGTCTTCGACTCCGCCGTCGCGCGAGACATAGGCGTCAACTTCGCGACGATCACGACCAACACCACGAACAACACGATCACGATCTCCGGCCACGTTCGCAGCAGGCCCGACGCGGTCGTGGTCCCCGGCACGGACGTTCTGGAGCTGCGCCTCAACAAGGCCAACCGCAATAACAACTGGGACTCCAACGGCAGGCGCGACCTGCGCGTGGACATCGGCGCGAACGTCGGCGCCAACGGCCTCTGGACCAGGGTCCTGCGCGTGAGCCACGACGACGCCCTGGACTGGAGGGCCAACCCCGGAGAGGTCTCCCTGGAGTGGTCGACCGCGGCCGCGGGCGAGGAAGAGGCGGCGCCGCCGGCGATCTTCGTCGCCGACGAGGGGGGCGGGGAGGCCATCGTCGGATGCCCGCCCGTCGCCGAGTACGCGGTCAAGGGCGCGAGCCACAGGGTCATCAACAAGAGCTTTGTCGACGGCACGTCGGACCTCGTGCTGACGGGCACCTCCTTCAACGCCCAGGCCGTGACCGTGAGGCTCAACAACAGGATCTCCGCGGACGCCGTGATCTCCACGCAGCCGTCCGGCCACCAGACGTGGCGGGCCGTCTTCACCAACGCCCAGGTCTCGGGCCTGGCCGACGGGGCCATCACGGCTGGCGCCACGTACACGGTCGACAGGGACGTCACCGGCGCGAACGTCACCCCGACGAACTTCGCCGGGACGCTGCTGACCCTCAGGAAGGACACGGTGGCGCCGGCCGCCAAGCCGGTCGCCAGGCCCGAGCCCGGCGTCTACAACAGGCCGGTCTCGGTCTTCCTCAAGGCACCGGCGGGGACAAAGGTCCGCTACACCGTCGGCGGGGGCGCGCCGACCATTAACAGCCAGCTCTACACGGGTCCGATCCGGGTGACCGGCACCCAGACGATCCGGGCCGCCGCTTTCGACCCGGCGGGCAACAGGGGCCCCGTCGGCTTCTTCCGGTACAGGATTCGCTAG
- a CDS encoding chitobiase/beta-hexosaminidase C-terminal domain-containing protein produces MTDESAGRQATTGGRRAKVLAVCALSLLVGLTLAIPASAMPTGPGVRDGRNITVFGNLDFVAAFGYQTREKLTVDVYRGDTRIATAFGLAVDTPEGGGLEVNHGVEGNVVQGDCWENFTPDVRPGDRIVVTDAAGVTDQILVDNITMPGPAQDNPATLDPFDVIVEGTASYADGSPIPIDQLNSGEVRSVSPRLRANPTRVERIDGTQDGWRAIYEAPYEIFDQRGALTTQQQKQAILNGDHAMGYGHVAPLPAEAQLVEGLGTGGPAPGCEALAPDAPDSALGVASPELITQANVNENVAVSGVIQDGVDVGLQLNGVEAPAADVDRANGTWSALIPASGLREGDNEVKATFTGPGAPAQPQTATVEKDTVSPPPATATPRPGLYNTNQSVSLGVTEAGAKIRYTTDGSDPTATTGTLYDGQQINVTSSQTIKAIVVDAAGNPSSVASFGYTIDRVAPSLTSNFVSGSYDAAQMVPFTSDDPGAEIRYTTDGSTPNRTSKLYTGPVRIAKTQTVKAVAYDAAGNASGVQSRTVTIRKATTTNLNVPTADMKLGNTRAIAGGVSPNQAGSFVRVTIDRPGDLPNATRGFTLNAFSRFGFTYRPTAVGTYRVKASFVKDADGLGSTSAVKSFRVVR; encoded by the coding sequence ATGACCGATGAGAGCGCGGGACGGCAGGCGACCACCGGCGGCAGGCGGGCAAAGGTGCTGGCGGTCTGCGCCCTGTCCCTCCTGGTGGGCCTGACGCTGGCGATACCGGCGTCGGCCATGCCCACCGGGCCGGGGGTCAGGGACGGCAGGAACATCACCGTCTTCGGCAACCTGGACTTCGTGGCGGCCTTCGGCTACCAGACGCGCGAGAAGCTCACCGTGGACGTCTACCGCGGCGACACCCGCATAGCCACGGCGTTCGGGCTGGCGGTCGACACCCCGGAGGGCGGCGGTCTCGAGGTGAACCACGGCGTGGAGGGCAACGTGGTCCAGGGCGACTGCTGGGAGAACTTCACGCCCGACGTGCGTCCCGGCGACCGCATCGTGGTCACGGACGCCGCCGGGGTTACCGACCAAATCCTCGTCGACAACATAACGATGCCGGGTCCCGCGCAAGACAACCCCGCCACCCTCGACCCGTTCGACGTGATCGTGGAGGGCACGGCCTCCTACGCCGACGGGAGTCCGATCCCCATCGACCAGCTCAACTCCGGCGAGGTCAGGAGCGTCTCTCCCAGGCTCAGGGCCAACCCGACCAGGGTGGAGAGGATAGACGGCACGCAGGACGGCTGGAGGGCCATCTACGAGGCGCCGTACGAGATCTTCGATCAGCGGGGGGCGCTTACCACTCAGCAGCAGAAGCAGGCCATCTTGAACGGCGACCACGCGATGGGCTACGGCCACGTGGCGCCCCTGCCGGCGGAGGCCCAGCTCGTCGAGGGCCTCGGCACGGGCGGTCCCGCGCCTGGTTGCGAGGCCCTCGCCCCCGACGCGCCGGACAGCGCGCTCGGCGTCGCCTCCCCCGAGCTCATCACCCAGGCAAACGTGAACGAGAACGTCGCGGTAAGCGGCGTCATACAGGACGGCGTGGACGTCGGCCTGCAGCTCAACGGCGTGGAAGCCCCGGCGGCCGACGTGGACCGGGCGAACGGCACGTGGTCGGCCCTGATCCCGGCCTCCGGCCTCAGGGAGGGAGATAACGAGGTAAAGGCAACCTTCACCGGACCGGGCGCCCCGGCACAGCCGCAGACGGCGACCGTCGAGAAGGACACGGTCTCCCCGCCGCCCGCCACGGCGACCCCGAGGCCAGGCCTCTACAACACGAACCAGTCCGTCTCCCTGGGCGTCACGGAGGCGGGCGCGAAGATCCGCTACACGACGGACGGCTCCGACCCGACCGCGACCACGGGCACCCTCTACGACGGCCAGCAGATAAACGTGACGAGCAGCCAGACCATAAAGGCGATAGTCGTGGACGCCGCGGGCAACCCCTCCAGCGTCGCCTCCTTCGGCTACACTATTGACCGCGTCGCCCCGAGCCTGACCTCGAACTTCGTCAGCGGCTCCTACGACGCGGCGCAGATGGTTCCCTTCACCTCCGACGACCCGGGCGCGGAGATCCGCTACACCACCGACGGCTCCACGCCCAACAGGACCAGCAAACTGTACACGGGCCCGGTCCGGATAGCGAAAACCCAGACGGTCAAGGCGGTAGCCTACGACGCCGCGGGCAACGCCTCCGGGGTCCAGTCGAGGACCGTCACGATCCGCAAGGCCACGACGACCAACCTCAACGTCCCGACGGCCGACATGAAGCTCGGCAACACGCGGGCCATAGCGGGCGGGGTGAGCCCCAACCAGGCCGGCAGCTTCGTCAGGGTGACCATAGACCGTCCCGGCGACCTCCCGAACGCGACGCGCGGCTTCACGCTCAATGCCTTCTCCCGGTTCGGCTTCACCTACAGGCCGACAGCGGTAGGCACCTACCGGGTAAAGGCGAGCTTCGTCAAGGACGCCGACGGCCTGGGATCGACGAGCGCCGTCAAGAGCTTCAGGGTCGTCCGCTAA